From Streptomyces sp. NBC_00683, one genomic window encodes:
- a CDS encoding SDR family oxidoreductase, protein MTKYASRKALVVGEDTGIGLAIAKRLVEGGATVLLTARTAQDRVHAGSELGSAARVLAPDAVEAGLGPDGGIDLLFADAVPTVLPLLRHLGDGGAIVLTAPAPSPVAVTALAAELVSRGIRVNAVAPGCIAAPGAGAAPLPPMGRLGAAEEVARAALFLATEATFTTGARLPVDGGLGPP, encoded by the coding sequence GTGACCAAGTACGCGAGCAGGAAGGCCCTGGTCGTCGGTGAGGACACCGGCATCGGCCTGGCCATCGCCAAGCGCCTCGTGGAAGGCGGTGCGACGGTCCTGCTGACCGCCCGCACCGCCCAGGACCGCGTCCACGCGGGCTCCGAACTCGGCTCCGCCGCCCGCGTCCTGGCCCCGGACGCCGTAGAGGCCGGTCTCGGCCCCGACGGTGGGATCGATCTGCTCTTCGCCGACGCGGTACCCACCGTGCTGCCGCTGCTGCGGCACCTCGGGGACGGCGGCGCGATCGTGCTCACGGCCCCGGCCCCGTCCCCCGTCGCCGTCACGGCGCTCGCCGCGGAGCTCGTCTCGCGCGGTATCCGCGTCAACGCGGTGGCCCCGGGCTGTATCGCGGCGCCGGGCGCCGGCGCCGCACCCCTGCCGCCGATGGGCCGTCTCGGCGCCGCCGAGGAGGTGGCCCGTGCCGCGCTCTTCCTGGCCACGGAGGCGACCTTCACGACGGGCGCCCGGCTCCCCGTGGACGGCGGCCTCGGGCCGCCGTGA
- a CDS encoding BTAD domain-containing putative transcriptional regulator: MRFGVLGPLVVWDDEGQEVKVPEVKVRALLADLLARDGSPVSADRLIQDLWGDEPPGKPTGALQAKVSQLRRVIGRDRVVRQPPGYRLRLGDGSEEVDAARFRALVTRARPLRDPRARAALLTEALQLWRGPAYADFADEEFVRGATQRLAEQRLTVLEEQAEARLEAGDHVLLGGELADLVSQYPLRERLRAVQMRALYAVGRQSEALASYDDLRARLAGELGVDPGPELGALRQAVLRQDPVLTPGPTAAGPADGVPAEAADLAAAGPHAQSNLPVPLTPLIGRRRSLAHLSQLLGQARLVTLTGPGGVGKTRLAVAAAAAERDSAQAGELPDGIWLVEFAGVRAGTPADLAQVVAATLGIRDDAPSALPGTGTSTPSPPHRLAAALRDRRTLLVLDNCEHVVDAAAELADLLLRTAPGLRVLATGQEPLGLAGEAVFLVKPLPTADAVQLFMERAAASAPGFPREPDASEREAVAGICRRLDGIPLALELAATRVHVLGVRELAARLSDRFRVLTSGQRGAPARQQTLRAVIDWSWELLSAPERIVLRRLAVHSDGCDLDAAEAVCSGDGVARDEVLDLVTRLVDRSLVVVVDGPTGPRYRLMESVAAYATERLHEMEDLAAVRDRHLRHHLALAERAEPHLRGAGQRSWLARLDAEAGNLRVALDEAVRRAGAGEADEAVRLATALAWWWLLRGRLTEARRSLRSVLAAVSDPTAAAPAELALLHTAFALLTGDHAAAGGATGTGVAATGTADAIPDPVRRARALWLCAYGLFSAGDTADGDELNTRALTLFTDAGDQWGTAAALGLRATLALVRGDLAGLGRDGLRSATIFRELGDPWGELQTVSPLSALAEIKGEYEDAARRQHEGLRMARELGLEAEVSARLSGLGRLALLAHDWERARDLHEQARRIAAEQGYKYGEIHSGMGLALGARRSGDLDAAEAHLLHLRDGYADVSSEAGDHLVLAELGFVAELRGDARRAAVHHLRGLDIARSLAEPRALALSLEGLAGAAALHGEASAGCSAVLLGAAAAARRRAGAPLPPAERADVDRITSAARAALGASAFTEAFDHGARLTAEEAVLHAREVLDRIAGSPDACP; the protein is encoded by the coding sequence ATGCGGTTTGGGGTGCTCGGGCCACTGGTGGTGTGGGACGACGAGGGACAGGAAGTCAAGGTCCCCGAGGTCAAGGTCCGGGCGCTGCTCGCGGATCTGCTCGCGCGCGACGGGAGCCCCGTCTCCGCGGACCGTCTCATCCAGGACCTCTGGGGCGACGAACCGCCGGGCAAGCCCACGGGTGCGCTGCAGGCCAAGGTCTCCCAGCTGCGCCGGGTCATCGGACGGGACCGGGTGGTGCGGCAGCCGCCGGGCTACCGGCTGCGGCTCGGCGACGGCTCCGAGGAGGTGGACGCCGCACGCTTCCGCGCCCTCGTGACCCGGGCCCGCCCGCTGCGGGACCCGCGCGCCCGTGCCGCACTGCTCACCGAGGCCCTCCAGCTGTGGCGGGGACCGGCGTACGCGGACTTCGCGGACGAGGAGTTCGTACGGGGGGCGACGCAGCGCCTCGCGGAGCAGCGGCTGACCGTGCTGGAGGAACAGGCGGAGGCCCGCCTGGAGGCCGGCGACCACGTGCTCCTGGGCGGGGAGCTCGCCGACCTCGTGTCGCAGTACCCGCTGAGGGAGCGGCTGCGCGCCGTACAGATGCGGGCGCTGTACGCGGTGGGCCGCCAGAGCGAGGCCCTCGCGTCGTACGACGACCTGAGGGCCCGGCTCGCCGGGGAACTGGGGGTCGACCCCGGCCCCGAGCTCGGCGCACTGCGCCAGGCGGTGCTCCGGCAGGACCCGGTGCTGACCCCCGGGCCGACGGCAGCCGGCCCCGCCGACGGCGTCCCCGCGGAGGCGGCGGACCTCGCCGCTGCGGGCCCGCACGCGCAGTCGAACCTTCCCGTCCCCCTCACCCCCCTGATCGGACGCCGCCGATCCCTCGCCCACCTGTCCCAGCTCCTCGGACAGGCCAGGCTGGTGACCCTCACGGGCCCCGGCGGCGTCGGCAAGACGCGCCTGGCCGTGGCAGCCGCAGCCGCGGAACGGGACAGCGCGCAGGCCGGTGAACTCCCGGACGGCATCTGGCTCGTCGAGTTCGCCGGCGTCCGCGCAGGCACCCCTGCCGACCTCGCCCAGGTCGTCGCCGCCACCCTCGGTATCCGGGACGACGCCCCCTCCGCCCTGCCGGGCACCGGCACCAGCACCCCCTCCCCGCCGCATCGCCTGGCCGCCGCCCTCCGGGACCGCCGCACCCTGCTCGTCCTGGACAACTGCGAGCACGTCGTCGACGCCGCCGCCGAACTCGCCGATCTGCTCCTGCGCACGGCCCCCGGGCTGCGCGTCCTGGCCACCGGCCAGGAGCCGCTCGGTCTGGCGGGCGAGGCGGTGTTCCTGGTCAAGCCCCTCCCGACCGCGGACGCCGTCCAGTTGTTCATGGAACGCGCCGCCGCTTCCGCGCCGGGCTTTCCGCGTGAACCGGACGCGTCGGAGCGCGAGGCCGTCGCCGGGATCTGCCGCCGGCTCGACGGCATCCCGCTCGCCCTCGAACTCGCCGCCACCCGCGTGCACGTCCTGGGCGTACGGGAACTGGCGGCCCGTCTGAGCGACCGTTTCCGGGTCCTGACCTCCGGGCAGCGCGGCGCGCCCGCGCGTCAGCAGACCCTGCGGGCGGTGATCGACTGGAGCTGGGAGCTGCTCAGCGCGCCCGAGCGCATCGTCCTGCGCCGCCTCGCCGTGCACAGCGACGGCTGCGACCTGGACGCCGCGGAAGCGGTGTGCTCGGGCGACGGCGTCGCCCGGGACGAGGTGCTCGACCTCGTCACGCGGCTCGTCGACCGGTCCCTCGTCGTCGTGGTGGACGGGCCCACGGGGCCCCGCTACCGGCTCATGGAGTCGGTCGCCGCGTACGCGACGGAACGGCTGCACGAGATGGAGGACCTCGCCGCCGTACGCGACCGCCATCTGCGCCACCACCTCGCGCTCGCCGAGCGCGCCGAGCCCCACCTGCGCGGCGCGGGACAGCGATCCTGGCTGGCACGTCTGGACGCCGAGGCCGGCAATCTGCGCGTGGCACTCGACGAGGCGGTGCGGCGCGCCGGCGCGGGCGAAGCGGACGAGGCGGTGCGGCTCGCCACCGCACTGGCCTGGTGGTGGCTCCTGCGCGGCCGCCTCACCGAGGCCCGCCGCAGCCTGCGGTCCGTCCTGGCCGCCGTCTCCGACCCCACGGCTGCGGCCCCCGCCGAACTGGCTCTCCTCCACACCGCGTTCGCACTGCTCACCGGCGACCACGCGGCCGCCGGCGGGGCCACCGGCACCGGTGTCGCCGCCACCGGGACCGCCGACGCCATCCCGGACCCCGTGCGCCGCGCCCGTGCGCTGTGGCTGTGTGCGTACGGCCTGTTCAGCGCGGGCGACACAGCCGACGGCGACGAGCTGAACACCCGCGCCCTCACCCTGTTCACCGACGCGGGCGACCAGTGGGGCACAGCGGCCGCGCTCGGCCTGCGGGCGACGCTCGCACTGGTGCGCGGCGACCTCGCCGGCCTCGGCCGCGACGGCCTGCGCAGCGCCACGATCTTTCGCGAACTGGGCGACCCGTGGGGCGAGTTGCAGACGGTGTCGCCGCTCTCCGCGCTCGCCGAGATCAAGGGCGAGTACGAGGACGCGGCGCGACGCCAGCACGAGGGGCTCCGGATGGCACGGGAGCTGGGTCTGGAGGCGGAGGTCTCGGCGCGGCTCTCCGGTCTCGGCCGGCTGGCACTGCTCGCCCACGACTGGGAACGGGCCCGCGACCTGCACGAACAGGCACGCCGTATCGCCGCCGAACAGGGCTACAAGTACGGCGAGATCCACTCCGGGATGGGCCTGGCCCTCGGCGCGCGCCGCTCCGGCGACCTCGATGCCGCCGAGGCGCACCTGCTGCACCTGCGCGACGGCTACGCCGATGTGTCGTCCGAGGCGGGCGACCACCTGGTCCTCGCCGAACTCGGCTTCGTCGCCGAGCTCCGGGGCGACGCGCGCCGGGCCGCGGTCCACCACCTGCGCGGTCTGGACATCGCCCGCTCCCTCGCCGAGCCGCGCGCCCTCGCCCTCTCCCTGGAGGGCCTGGCCGGCGCGGCCGCCCTGCACGGCGAGGCGTCCGCCGGCTGCTCGGCCGTCCTCCTCGGTGCCGCTGCCGCGGCCCGCCGTCGCGCGGGAGCGCCGCTGCCACCCGCCGAACGCGCCGACGTCGACCGCATCACGTCAGCGGCACGAGCCGCCCTGGGCGCGTCCGCCTTCACGGAGGCGTTCGACCACGGCGCCCGGCTGACCGCCGAGGAAGCGGTGCTCCACGCCCGGGAGGTTCTCGACCGGATCGCCGGATCACCGGACGCCTGTCCGTGA
- a CDS encoding endo-1,4-beta-xylanase, which yields MRYLRFATAALATAALTLPLAASSATADPSSGHRDAHHSHGKSDTLRRAAPDGFFVGTAVAGGGHHLEQDYPDPFTSDKKYRKAMGQEFSSLSPENQMKWEYIHPERNRYNFKMADAIVDFADRNNQVVRGHTLLWHSQNPAWLEEGDFSDEELRSILRKHITTVVGRYAGRIQQWDVANEIFDGEGKLRTEENIWIRELGPGIIADAFRWAHEADPKAKLFFNDYGVEDVNAKSDAYYALVKELLKQRVPVDGFSSQAHLSTRYGFPGGLEASLRRFDELGLETAITELDVRMDLPEGGEPTDAQLEQQADYYQQALSACLAVKDCNSFTIWGFTDKYSWVPVFFEGEGSATVMTDDLTRKPAYFALRSTLKEARER from the coding sequence ATGAGATACCTCCGATTCGCCACCGCTGCCCTCGCCACGGCCGCCCTGACGCTGCCACTGGCGGCGAGCTCGGCCACGGCCGACCCGTCCTCGGGCCACCGGGACGCGCATCACTCCCACGGCAAGTCCGACACGCTGCGCCGGGCCGCTCCCGACGGCTTCTTCGTGGGCACCGCCGTGGCCGGTGGCGGGCACCACCTCGAGCAGGACTACCCGGACCCCTTCACCTCGGACAAGAAGTACCGGAAGGCCATGGGGCAGGAGTTCAGCTCGCTCTCCCCCGAGAACCAGATGAAGTGGGAGTACATCCACCCCGAGCGGAACCGCTACAACTTCAAGATGGCCGACGCCATCGTCGACTTCGCCGACCGCAACAACCAGGTCGTGCGCGGGCACACGCTCCTGTGGCACAGCCAGAACCCGGCATGGCTGGAGGAGGGCGACTTCTCCGACGAGGAGCTGCGCTCCATCCTGCGCAAGCACATCACCACCGTCGTCGGCCGCTACGCGGGCCGGATCCAGCAGTGGGACGTGGCGAACGAGATCTTCGACGGCGAGGGCAAGCTGCGCACCGAGGAGAACATCTGGATCCGCGAGCTCGGTCCGGGCATCATCGCCGACGCCTTCCGATGGGCGCACGAGGCCGACCCCAAGGCGAAGCTCTTCTTCAACGACTACGGCGTCGAGGACGTCAACGCCAAGAGCGACGCGTACTACGCACTCGTCAAGGAGCTGCTCAAGCAGCGCGTGCCCGTGGACGGATTCTCCTCGCAGGCGCACCTGAGCACGCGCTACGGCTTCCCGGGCGGCCTCGAGGCGAGCCTGCGCCGGTTCGACGAGCTGGGCCTCGAGACGGCCATCACCGAACTGGACGTGCGCATGGACCTGCCGGAGGGCGGCGAGCCCACCGACGCACAGCTGGAGCAGCAGGCCGACTACTACCAGCAGGCCCTGTCGGCGTGCCTGGCCGTGAAGGACTGCAACTCCTTCACGATCTGGGGCTTCACCGACAAGTACTCCTGGGTCCCCGTGTTCTTCGAGGGAGAGGGCTCCGCGACGGTCATGACGGACGACCTCACCCGCAAGCCCGCCTACTTCGCCCTGCGGTCCACCTTGAAGGAGGCGCGGGAGCGCTGA
- a CDS encoding GlxA family transcriptional regulator, with amino-acid sequence MPPFVTVAAYAPPGVGMLGAGIASEVFDARGQDLPRFDFALCTDRPGRIRTDVGLPVVVEHGLDRLAAADLVIALPWADFRTPPGPAVLDALNSAHERGALVAGHCVGAFALAAAGLLDGLRATTHWRFTGLLADRHPDVTVEPDALYIDEGRIVTGAGAAAGFDLCLHLLRREYGATTANAIARDLVLPSHRDGGQAQYLAAPAPEDCNDDRLAEVLAWAREHLHESLPVAELARRCLMSRRSFARRFAASTGTTPHAWLLGLRLSRAEELLETTDLPVEEIARLVGFGSAAVLRSQFVRRRGVPPRSYRRSFTRTP; translated from the coding sequence ATGCCGCCCTTCGTGACCGTCGCCGCCTACGCCCCGCCCGGTGTCGGGATGCTCGGCGCGGGCATCGCCTCCGAGGTGTTCGACGCGCGCGGCCAGGACCTTCCCCGCTTCGACTTCGCCCTGTGCACCGACCGGCCGGGACGGATCCGCACCGACGTCGGGCTCCCGGTCGTCGTCGAGCACGGCCTGGACCGGCTGGCCGCGGCCGACCTGGTGATCGCCCTGCCCTGGGCGGACTTCCGTACACCGCCGGGACCCGCCGTGCTCGATGCGCTGAACTCCGCGCACGAGCGCGGCGCGCTGGTCGCCGGACACTGCGTCGGCGCCTTCGCGCTCGCCGCGGCGGGGCTGCTCGACGGGCTTCGCGCCACCACGCACTGGCGTTTCACCGGCCTGCTGGCCGACCGCCACCCGGACGTCACCGTGGAACCCGACGCCCTGTACATCGACGAGGGCCGGATCGTCACGGGCGCGGGAGCCGCCGCCGGTTTCGACCTGTGCCTGCACCTCCTGCGCCGGGAGTACGGCGCCACCACGGCCAACGCCATCGCCCGGGACCTGGTCCTGCCGTCCCACCGCGACGGTGGACAGGCCCAGTACCTGGCCGCCCCGGCGCCCGAGGACTGCAACGACGACCGGCTCGCCGAGGTGCTCGCCTGGGCCCGCGAGCACCTCCACGAGTCGCTTCCTGTGGCGGAGCTGGCCCGCCGGTGCCTGATGAGCAGGCGCTCCTTCGCCCGCCGCTTCGCCGCGTCGACGGGCACCACCCCCCACGCCTGGCTCCTCGGCCTGCGGCTCAGCCGCGCCGAGGAGCTCCTGGAGACCACGGACCTCCCCGTCGAGGAGATCGCCCGCCTGGTCGGCTTCGGGAGCGCGGCCGTCCTGCGCTCACAGTTCGTACGGCGCCGGGGAGTTCCGCCCCGCTCCTACCGCCGTTCCTTCACCCGCACTCCGTAG
- a CDS encoding MBL fold metallo-hydrolase: MTDAPLGRSATYRILTTGYTLSTGPGVAATVSYISDGGLHVIVDPGMVAGRERILGPLAESGTGPDDITDVVLSHHHPDNTMNVGLFGRARVHDHKAIYLNDQWTDRDAEGYELTPSLRLIRTPGHSREDITLLAGTDSGVVAFVGDLWWRPNGPVDDPVAPDQEMLLASRLRVLAAADLIVPGHGPAFPADDTAPR, translated from the coding sequence ATGACAGACGCACCGCTCGGCCGCAGCGCCACGTACAGGATCCTGACCACCGGCTACACCCTCTCCACCGGCCCGGGGGTGGCCGCCACCGTCTCCTACATCAGCGACGGGGGACTTCACGTGATCGTCGACCCGGGCATGGTGGCCGGCCGTGAGCGGATCCTCGGGCCGCTCGCGGAGTCGGGTACCGGCCCCGACGACATCACCGATGTGGTGCTCAGCCACCACCATCCGGACAACACCATGAACGTCGGCCTCTTCGGCCGGGCCCGCGTCCACGACCACAAGGCGATCTACCTGAACGACCAGTGGACCGACCGCGACGCCGAGGGCTACGAACTGACCCCCTCGCTCAGGCTCATCCGCACCCCGGGGCACAGCCGCGAGGACATCACGCTGCTGGCAGGTACGGACTCGGGTGTCGTGGCCTTCGTCGGGGACCTGTGGTGGCGCCCCAACGGCCCGGTGGACGACCCGGTCGCCCCGGACCAGGAGATGCTGCTGGCATCCCGGCTCCGGGTACTCGCCGCCGCCGACCTGATCGTGCCCGGCCACGGCCCCGCCTTCCCCGCCGACGACACCGCACCGCGCTGA
- a CDS encoding Crp/Fnr family transcriptional regulator → MDVPIGSEEWPARSLLGMLSPPARQELLGLGTRSRFDAGDVLLSEGADDQHVLLLLSGLAKVTATVENGEGSLLAVRAAGDTVGEMAPMTGAARSATVTACSPLTARKVPGQVLRGLLLRRPEVALALTAIVADRLRWANRRRLDFRGYPAKVRLARLLVELAVSYGTEGTGGVVIGCRLTQPELATLIGAAETTVHKVLRELRDEDLLVTGYRSTTIRDLPRLRKLADLAGEGPR, encoded by the coding sequence ATGGATGTGCCCATCGGGTCCGAGGAGTGGCCGGCGCGCAGTCTGCTGGGGATGCTGTCGCCGCCTGCCCGGCAGGAGCTGCTCGGCCTGGGCACCCGGTCACGGTTCGACGCGGGTGACGTGCTGCTCAGCGAGGGAGCGGACGACCAGCACGTATTGCTGCTGCTGTCCGGCCTGGCCAAGGTCACGGCGACCGTGGAGAACGGTGAGGGTTCGCTCCTCGCGGTCCGGGCCGCCGGGGACACGGTCGGCGAGATGGCCCCGATGACCGGCGCCGCGCGCTCCGCGACGGTCACCGCCTGCAGTCCGCTGACCGCCCGGAAGGTGCCGGGGCAGGTACTGCGGGGGCTGCTGTTGCGCCGCCCCGAGGTCGCCCTCGCCCTGACCGCCATCGTCGCCGACCGGTTGCGCTGGGCGAACCGGCGGCGGCTGGACTTCCGCGGGTATCCGGCGAAGGTGCGCCTCGCCCGGCTGCTGGTGGAACTCGCCGTGTCGTACGGAACGGAGGGGACCGGTGGCGTGGTGATCGGCTGCCGGCTGACACAGCCCGAGCTGGCGACCCTGATCGGCGCCGCGGAGACGACCGTGCACAAGGTGCTGCGTGAACTCCGCGACGAGGACCTGCTGGTGACCGGCTACCGTTCCACCACCATCCGGGACCTGCCCAGGCTCAGGAAGCTCGCGGACCTGGCGGGGGAGGGGCCCCGGTAG
- a CDS encoding DUF1062 domain-containing protein codes for MSRTWVVVPTCLPIVLRRCHRCASGRFRANGKFRVNANHKLLDAWLLALCTECGDTTKLTVLERTHVRSVQPELLNLLHDNDPGLAAELLQDPVVRRRNRIALDWDDAWRLDSGPPDRPDQPEGEAIEVSVRFAARIPVRPVRLIAEGFGLSRAEAGRLLSEGNLVSTVRLSGKLSGDFTFTLKR; via the coding sequence GTGTCCAGAACCTGGGTGGTTGTGCCCACCTGCCTGCCGATAGTCCTCCGCCGTTGCCACAGGTGCGCCTCCGGGCGCTTCCGCGCGAACGGCAAATTCCGCGTCAACGCGAACCACAAGCTCCTCGACGCCTGGCTCCTCGCCCTGTGCACGGAATGCGGGGACACCACCAAGCTCACTGTCCTGGAGCGGACGCACGTACGTTCCGTGCAGCCGGAGCTCCTGAACCTGCTGCACGACAACGACCCCGGCCTGGCGGCCGAACTGCTCCAGGACCCCGTCGTACGGCGCCGCAATCGCATCGCCCTCGACTGGGACGACGCCTGGCGCCTCGACAGCGGCCCGCCGGATCGGCCGGATCAGCCGGAGGGTGAGGCGATCGAGGTCTCGGTCCGCTTCGCGGCGCGGATCCCCGTGCGGCCGGTGCGGCTGATCGCCGAGGGCTTCGGCCTTTCGCGGGCCGAGGCCGGGAGGCTGCTCAGCGAGGGGAACCTCGTGTCGACGGTCCGCCTGAGCGGCAAGCTCTCGGGCGACTTCACCTTCACGCTCAAGCGCTGA
- a CDS encoding Pycsar system effector family protein, with amino-acid sequence MAPTVQVTDSRPAQYMFTALHATHQHADTKAGILAAAQAALAGTAGTWSRQAVRACEQGGAGAVFAGALLVLFVCGLIGGAVSLAVTLSPRVLQAPAVNRYSFVHLASGPDILPADGTPPDETADRRELSHTVRFLARVAVRKYRWLARAVVCTAVMGVSAGLGVILLPVLG; translated from the coding sequence GTGGCACCAACCGTGCAGGTCACCGACAGCCGCCCTGCGCAGTACATGTTCACCGCGCTGCACGCGACCCACCAGCACGCGGACACGAAGGCCGGCATCCTGGCAGCGGCGCAGGCGGCGCTGGCCGGCACGGCGGGAACGTGGAGCCGCCAGGCCGTGCGCGCCTGTGAACAGGGCGGTGCGGGAGCGGTGTTCGCCGGAGCCCTGCTGGTCCTGTTCGTCTGCGGCCTGATCGGCGGGGCGGTGAGCCTGGCGGTGACGCTGAGCCCCCGCGTACTGCAGGCGCCGGCCGTCAACCGGTACAGCTTCGTCCATCTGGCATCGGGCCCCGACATCCTGCCCGCCGACGGGACGCCCCCGGACGAGACCGCGGACCGCCGGGAGCTGTCGCACACCGTACGGTTCCTCGCCCGCGTCGCCGTACGCAAGTACCGCTGGCTGGCGAGGGCGGTGGTGTGCACGGCCGTCATGGGCGTGAGTGCGGGACTGGGAGTGATCCTGCTGCCGGTCCTGGGCTGA